The following nucleotide sequence is from Trifolium pratense cultivar HEN17-A07 linkage group LG2, ARS_RC_1.1, whole genome shotgun sequence.
ATTTGGGAAGTTCTTCATTTAACAATTTTACTTGTGTTTAAGTGAATCGAAGTCCCTTTAGAGACATTGGGTGACCGAAAATATGGAAAGGAAATAGAATAGTTGAATGttatcattttcaaaaattGTAGATTACTTCCAAGCTGCTGTATTTTGTTGTTAATGCCATGCTAGTACTGGTACCCTGGTTGCCTGTTAAAGTCGTCAACTGTGCACCTTTAATTGTTAAGAAATTGGTTGAGGAGCACTCACCAAAAACCAATACAGCTGAAACTAAccttatttttacaaatttgatTCACTCATTCCATTGGAGGGTCAGGGTGGTAAGTGGTAACTTCGCTACCTTTTCTGTTTGACTTCCCGACACTTTGGAAATGCATTTTCACTCCTATTTGAAGTTTAATGATATTTCCTCTAAAAGAATGGAGGGTGAGATTGATGATTGTTTCATTGTGTTACTACATGTCTGTTATTGCGATTCTTTGCATAATTTTTGTCTAAGGTCTATGTTGCATACCAAGAGTTTATGAAATGTGATTTTAAGAATCTGAATTGTTTTTCCCAACCAAATTAGCAAATGGGTCACAATATTAAGTTACCAATTGACACTAATGCAAGTTTCATTACCTTGGCTTATAAATGAAGTGTTTAACGGATTTTTTGTGAGATACTTTATGTTATGATGCTTGTGTTTGGTGTCACAGTTACTCGCCAAACATCAAAGAAATCAAAGTGGTAAAACACCGAAAGGTCAGGCAGGCAAGATTGTACTATCTAAAGGACAAGCTTCCCAGATTCTCCACTTTCAAATGATAAGGTCACACTGTTCATCACGTTCTTATTCAAAGTAATCTCCTGATCCTGGAAATGTTAATGCCGTCCACAATTTGATTATTTTGACTTGTTGTATTGTAGAGTGTATCATCTTTCTTCCCTTTAATCTATCCTCTGAGAAATAGAAACAACTGTATGTTGCCCATGATAATACTGAGAAACTTGAAGTGTTTATTCTGCATGCTTATTTCTGGTAGCAACCCAAGCATTGGTGAAAATATCACTAGATATCCATTATGTAACTTCTTTTTTGACTATGTATACATTATGTAAATGttcttattgttttatttttcatgtgttGTGCCTGATCAAAATATGTATGCATGGTGCCTGAATGTTAGGGGGAAAAAAATTCTGGCAAGCCACCATCTCTGATCTgtagtattatattttttggcaGGAATCTGTAGTATTATTTAGATTAAGTCAGTGATGAAGCTTCCCTCGTTGTCGTTGCCATCATATGctaccttttattaaaaaaaatggctATCATGCtgcctttattttttatttttggttcttATCATGCTGCCTTTTATAAAAGCATAAAtgaattacttttattttgatcaTTATGACAAAAGTCGGGACTCATCCCCAGCTTTTCGGAtcctgattttatttttatattttattttttggttttcactctctggttcctaggggaaggggACCTTAGTAGTTCAGAGTTCGGGGAGAGTTCTGGCATCATGCGGTTCCAATCCCttcccaaatgcagttgcggaggatcgaaccgtgatcctccctaccaagttcagcgccaatcaccaccgaaccaactaacatttttgttgattttatgaACACACTTTTGTTGATGATtgcatattttcatatttttagcttttacataatttttagtgatttattaatttgttttaattaataaatatttttatgaacttattgttaaaaaatattatgaaagacaaatgtttttcttttatctttctttttattcacATTTCTCTCCACCCATATGTAAGACCTTCCACAAATCTGAATTACAAGCCATCTCTTTAGTGGTGTTTGGGGTTTGAGCTTGAGATCTTCCAATTTTTGTACGAGTTTATCAGTTATGATTCTCATTTTGTCTAAAGGAAAAACCCTCCATGGTCTTTTATCTTATACATACACTCAACTCAAGGGTTCCATGTCTTCCCTGGGCGAAATTTTACACAAGTTTAATCATAGTATTTCAGCAAAGAAATATTATTTACATtgtcaatttgtttttttttatatatatataatcattaaatcactaaaaatatttgattgGTTGATCATGTCAAAAGTTTAACATAAATggtgtatcaaaattaaattattttttttgtccaatACTCTAATGGGTAAACTTATTCATTATAAGTATGAAGAAATAGAgaattcatatttcatatttcgACTACTCTAATAATATCTATGgatagttttctttttttttaagaaaatatctATGGATAGTTATCAATTGAACCACCATTAAGGGacaatgtatcaaaattaatcttatgaaataaaacaaaattagtcTAATggcataaaaatttagaaaataatgtAAAGTAGAAAACATTGACAATGATATATCATTCTCATTCTCAATAcaaaaagagaggaaaaagaTTATTTATATACATTGAATAATGTATCTAACTTTTAATTAAAGGAAATAAAGAAGTGACCTAAATTCTAAAAATAGATATAAAGGACACAGGTGTGGAAAGTAATAGTAAGATGTGACAAGTGAGTGGTTTTGTTTGGCATAGccatgaaatgaaagaaagtgGGCCCCAACACAAACACAACACACACGAAGAGAAAGAGCATTTCCTTCCTTCTACAGACAGAGTCGTATgtatgtgttgtgttgtgtctTTGAAGAGAAAAgatacaaacaaaacaacaaaaccaGACACTCATTGAACCGATCTAAGTGCCTACAAAATCGCGTTATATTTGTTCTGTCTTTGTAACCATTGGCACTTCCATGTTCCTCGTTCAACCACACATTACATTATTTCATTATTTCCCTTTCTTCTCTTTTCGCTTCTTTTTCGCTACTATCTCtctaattctaattctaattcaTTCTTCATTGCAAAACAAACATCATCTTCTATCTTCGTCATGACTGCAACCACCCTCATTACTATTAGTCCCGACGAGCTCAGGTTTCATTGTATGTTcttattctttctttctctttttatcATCATCTCTTCAATTTCAATCAATtaacttttactttttttctcaTGATCGGTTAATAATAATCCTATATGTCtgtaaataatttaattttcaaacaaattGTGTAGCTTGTTGTAATTGTCATCTTAATAATGAATGTTATGTtaccatatatattttttttttgaaaggcgcctctttttttttttttttgttcgtAACGGTTTTAGGGtatatttggataaacaacttatgtGCAGCTTATAACACAAacacttatcatgataagcgcttatgcATAAGCTTGCATAtgctatttttatagcaaaagataaaataaggACAAATTGTTTTTATACATATATGCTACGAGCTGGTTGGGACCTTGAAGTGTGATCCTCTCGAGGTCAGATGTTCGAATCCTCCTGGTGTCACTTCCTGTGTTAGGCCAATACTCGCTCTAACTTTAAATGGGCCCCCGTTAGTGGAAGGTGGAATTGGTGTCCATTGGATTAGTCAATCCTTAGGTCGGATACCAggtcttcatatatatatatatatatatatatatgctatgagctttttcataagttatatcggagaacttatgaaaataagtttttttcaaattatcattagttgttttcataagtttcTCCCAAACAGCTAATCCAAACTGTTCCTGCAAAGATTTGAGGGGATATATAATTAGCCTAACCGGCGATGTTTATATCATAGCTCGATAGGGAGGGTCCCTAGTCCTATGGTGATATAGGTGTGTTCTACGAGTATTGAGTTTTCTTAGTCATCTGGTGAAAGAATAACGTGATCCCTGGTGATGCTTATGATGCCTTATATATAGGAGTGTAGGAAATAGTGGGCAGAGTGTTTGAGAGATAGTGGAGATAATGGAGATGTGTTCCTATCCTAGGCATGACTCGGTCTCGCCCTTATTTGATAAGATAGGCAGATCAAGCCCTTTGAAAGGGTCAATCGATGTTTGGGCCTATTTCTCCTGATGGATCAAGCCCACTTATAGAATCCTGAATCTCGCCCGAAACACAAACAGATTCTTATTGATGATGATTCCTTTATAAGAAGAATTCAGAATTTTACTGCTCTTTAATCTTGTTTCGTTTTATGTGTAAAGATCATCAGAATAAATTCATTTATAAATATGAATTCCTTTGCTTTGCTTTTCATTAATAAGCTTGTAGTCTTATTTAGTTATTATTCTCATGATGTTTATGTTACCAGTTGAGCTGGAAAAGCAAACATTTTGTGATCTTAAAGTACTCAATAACACACAGAACTATGTTGCTTTCAAGGTAATCAATTAACTGCTTCACATTCCACACTTTACTTCTTGTTGTTGCTGAATGTGTTTTTTTCTCCACCTTGTTCTTAGTTGATTGATTCTGATTGCGTTTGATTCTACcatttacattattattatcttGCTGTTTGCTAGGTCAAAACCACTTCACCTAAGAAGTACTTTGTACGACCAAACACCGGTGTTATTCATCCTTGGGATTCATGTATTATCAGAGGTGCTGCTTTTTACCATTGCAAATTCATATATCTGTCTAGTTCTTTGATTTAGAagtatgttttttcttttgtcaatATTTTTGTCTTAACCATCCGGTTCTTAATGAAAGGGCCCTCGGTAATCCGGAGTTTGGCCGAGAGATGAGTAAAGTCTGGCTGACTTTTGATTGTTCTAGCCAGAGTTTGAACTCGGGTACTCCCAGTCAATTGACCTTCACTGAAGCTCATTAACTACTTGGCGTACACATATAAGAATCACTTATTCTGTATTCCTTAACCTCTCTGCCCAAGAAGCTCTTGTTAATAAAacccttttttcttttggtttgaAACACTTTTACAAGGCTTTTAAAGTTTTGTGAAAGATTGAACTGCTTAAGGGAGATATGCATGTGATCACATTACTAAATGGCCATCCAGTAGACATAAATTTAGAAAACTGTAATTTCATATGATACTACAAAGATAGAAGGAAAAATAGTTATATTGGTGAACTAGGTCTGTAAATGCCGAAAAAATAGTTATATTGGTGAACTAGGTCTGTAAATGCCGAAACTGTTTTTTTTGGTAAGCGTAACTAACACTGTAGTTTCAACCGATATAACTGAGAACTAGGACAAAAGTGATCATATATATGAGCATGTGATACACTTTTTTCTAAGTgatcttattattttttaaacaatactAGACTTGAAATCAATCATTTGTATGCTAATTTTTTATGAACTCGGAGTCTTTTCGCATTCTGAGTATTAGCATCTGTCTTACTGTCCAATTTTTGTATTTGTACAGTCACACTCCAAGCCCAACGTGAATACCCTCCAGACATGCAATGTAAAGACAAGTTTCTCTTACAGAGTACAATAGTGGCTCCAAATACTGATGTTGATGATCTTCCGGCAGATACTGTAAGAAATTCAACACTGCTCTTTAAAATGTATCAGTTATATAAGTTGACAAGAAAAAGTTGATCATGAATACTGCTATTTTGGTTTGCAGTTTAATAAGGATAGTGGTAATTTAATAGAGGATTTGAAACTAAGAGTCTCATATATCACTACCTCACCCGAAGGAAGCTCTGAAGACGATGGGAGGAATTCCTCACAAAAACTTGATTCCTCTTCTGTGAGTGTCTTTTCTTCCTCCACCCTTTGTGCTATTCAGTTTGAAGTTGCATTTTCATTCTTCATTTCAGATTtggttattttttatattttgcaatAATACCATATGGCATATGCTGCATCTTATGTACCGAGTTGAGCGTAGTATGGAAAAAATGCTATAAAACATGTTGTGATTgataagtaaaaataataacttcAATAAACATTGAAGTTTCTGCTATAGGACTCTTAGTATGGAAGATATAGATACTTTCCTCCATCAAATTTCTCTCATCCAGAGTAAACGTAGTATCTGGTTATAAACTTttcctttgttttcttttcaCTCTTTCTAATTTTATACATGTGTTTTCCCAGCTTTTAAATGGAACAAAACCTCAAGTAGATTATGCACTCTGTATAAGGGTTCATCCATGACCATGATATGTGTGTGGAAGAGAAATTATGGTTAGCTCTCGAGTTTGGTTTAGCCAAATTACTCTGTGAAAGCTACACATCAATAGTTTACTGGTTATAAGGGCTCATCCATGACCATGTATAAGTTTTCATCCACTTGAATAAAATTTCTTTcttgttcaaaatataaaatagtttacTCCTCGCTGGACTTTTTTACCATAACACATtttgttcataatttttttcatggtCAAAAGTTATAGCGACTACTCTTAATTACTGTACATGCATATAGGTGCTAGGTCATCAGGATTCAGCTTTTAGATTATCACATATGCCAGATTCAGCTCGGAAATCCTGCTTAACTTAACTTAGCTCtcttgttctttcttttctgtCAATCTTATCTTTTTCTTATTGATCAAGAAACAACAGCATAGATTTCCTGATTATCAAACTTATTTAAACGTCCAGTTATGTAGTTTACTTTAGCCAGTGATGCTGAAATGGAATTTCTTTTCATTGTAGAGTCAGGCTGTACAGCTCCTGAAGGAAGAAAGAGACGCCGCTGCCAGACAAACGCGACAGCTTCAACAGGAAGTGGTAATTGTGCTGTTTGATGCATCATGACTGTGTCATGCATcatgcattcattcatattCATAGTTGAGAGAATTTAGAgctattacaaataaatatcacTAACTCATTTGTTGTATTGAATGTGTAGGACATGCTGAAAAGGCGAAGAAACCAAAGAGGCGATCCTGGCTTTTCCTTCACCTTCGCCATTTTTGTTGGTCTCCTTGGATTTTTGCTTGgctttcttttgaaatttttattctCTTCACCGTCTACAGAATAATTGACACGGTTCAAAACATTTGCATGCATGCATACTTTCAGCGTTGTTCACTGTAAAAGTGTAAAGTTCTATATTCTTTGAAACGAGATATTTCCATTTTCCTTCATATCTTGACTTGCTATACACTGCTTGGCTACCACAGCACAAAGAAAAAGGGAAAGCTTAACGATCAGTCAATCGTCTGAAGAGATTGCTGCATTATTAGTcagaaatcaaaataatttttctttacaCTTTTTAAATTGGTCATCCTTATACATTCAAGGATCCGGATTTTCTAACATCAGAGCGCCAAAGGCATTCTGACTTTCAACCTTTCTTGACCATTAGATCGATCTTAAGCTTTCAATGGTGTCGCGTgtctttgtatttttaaaagaaaaataaagatgagAGAACAAGATTCAATGCTTTGTtagttttgataaaaaaaactctttctaattgttattttttcagTTAAATTCTGTACATTTTATGTTCATGATTTATGAAGCAGTTGAAAATAATATCAGATCACTTCCATCAGATTAAATGCTTGTTTGTTATTTTCTATGAAGTGATGTTAATGCACAAAATCAATCTTTTTAAAGACATGTAGTTTACTTATTTTCTGTTAGATGATTTATTTACAGATCATTTTAGAGTTAAGTAGGTCTTTATGAAAAGGAAATtacttttattaaaatcatCAATTTTATACTAAATGGgtaaggctaaattgcacttttggccccctaagtttcagaaacttgcaattttggccccttatgtttcaaaatagcacttctagccccctaagtttcaaaaagttgcgattttggccccctatatttcaaaatagcaattttggccccctaagtttcagtagttgcgattttggccacctatgtttcaaaatagcacttttgaccccTATCTTTatcccttttgcaaaaggtcaattttgatcgagtcaaagttgatgtggcaagtcacttaagtgactcagctgccacgtcaatatttttttgtcatcttataattaaaaaaactaaaagaataaaaaaataaaaggaagtcacatgctttaaatttattctttcactaacacacatatataatctcaaatcctaaagaattaaccaaatacttcgtgacgtttattcaaaaggatttttcactatacgtaaaaaaaaacctaattccaaatccaaaaataggaaacaatgGAAATTGAAAACTCTTCGTGCGTTTTGTTAtgtctttttaattatgtaatgacttcatatatgtaatgacttgatttgttatgtcattttgatttagaaaagtgtcttaaacttccatttagaaaagtgtcttgaacttccattttgcaaaaggggtaaacataggggggtcaaaattgctattttgaaacataggaggctaaaatcgcaactttttgaaatttatggggccaaaagtgctattttgaaacatagggggtcaaaattgcaacttcctgaaacttaggggaccaaaaatgctattttgaaatatagaggaccaaaatcgcaactttctgaaacttaaggggccaaaagtgcaatttagccaatGGGTAATGAAAATGTGGGTTAATGGTAGCCATGAGTTTAGCTTAATTGGTAGGAACATCACGTTTTATATGTAGGAGTCGGCGTTTAAACTTCAGACACATCACacatcatttatttatcttaaaaaaaatagagttttagCCGATGTGGGTTAATTCAATGATATAAAAATTGGACCAAAGATTGAATCGATAAAATCACCGGATTATGGTTCAACTGCAACTCAATTGGTTCAATCCAATTTAATAAGATTGTAATACAATTGAGATTAAATCAATTGG
It contains:
- the LOC123908463 gene encoding vesicle-associated protein 2-1, which gives rise to MTATTLITISPDELRFHFELEKQTFCDLKVLNNTQNYVAFKVKTTSPKKYFVRPNTGVIHPWDSCIIRVTLQAQREYPPDMQCKDKFLLQSTIVAPNTDVDDLPADTFNKDSGNLIEDLKLRVSYITTSPEGSSEDDGRNSSQKLDSSSSQAVQLLKEERDAAARQTRQLQQEVDMLKRRRNQRGDPGFSFTFAIFVGLLGFLLGFLLKFLFSSPSTE